A window of the Hordeum vulgare subsp. vulgare chromosome 5H, MorexV3_pseudomolecules_assembly, whole genome shotgun sequence genome harbors these coding sequences:
- the LOC123452430 gene encoding uncharacterized protein At4g37920 isoform X1 produces MACWLGPACRVAAAGVLRSERQRLSLPRALTAAKRATFLEQQREEAAGLTRVGHGAGSVASPTVTKVIDNQDESEVAMGYTMAQICDRFIAFFMDEKPETKDWRKILVFREEWRRYRPHFYKRCQVRIDVETDTSVKQKLIVLARKVKKIDAEIEMHMELFTELRENPTDINAIVARRRKDFTGDFFRNLNFLVNAYNGLDERDAIARLGAKCLSAIHAYDCTLQQLDIDSAQSKFDDILNSSSLDDACDKIKGLAKAKELDSSLVLLINRAWAAAKDSKTMKNKVKDIMHHIYTTAKESLKIISPPEMKLLKYLLNIEDPEDRFAALAIAFSPGDEHEVKDEDALYTTPNELHKWIKMVLDSYHLNKEETDFMDARRMSDPVIIQRLILLKETVEEEYMKQYINPEDQESEGREEPEF; encoded by the exons ATGGCCTGCTGGTTGGGGCCAGCCTGCAGAGTGGCGGCAGCAGGGGTCTTGCGGTCTGAGCGGCAACGACTAAGCCTTCCTCGAGCGCTGACGGCGGCGAAGAGGGCCACCTTCTTGGAGCAGCAACGAGAGGAAGCAGCCGGCCTCACTCGCGTTGGCCATG GTGCAGGGTCTGTGGCTAGCCCAACTGTTACTAAGGTGATTGATAACCAAGATGAGAGTGAAGTCGCAATGGGCTACACGATGGCCCAAATCTGTGATAGGTTTATTGCGTTCTTCATGGATGAGAAACCAGAAACAAAGGACTGGAGAAAAATATTGGTTTTCAGAGAGGAGTGGCGAAGATACAGACCACACTTCTACAAGCGTTGCCAAGTGCGTATAGATGTGGAAACTGATACTTCCGTGAAGCAAAAGTTGATTGTACTCGCTAGAAAAGTAAAGAAG ATCGATGCTGAAATAGAGATGCACATGGAACTCTTCACAGAGCTTCGAGAGAATCCCACTGATATCAATGCTATTGTTGCGAGACGACGAAAGGATTTCACTGGGGACTTCTTCCGCAATCTTAATTTTCTTGTAAATGCTTATAATGGCCTTGATGAGCGAGATG CAATTGCCAGGCTTGGGGCCAAGTGTCTATCTGCAATTCATGCATATGATTGCACGCTGCAGCAGTTGGACATCGATTCTGCTCAATCAAAGTTTGATGATATATTGAATTCTTCTTCACTAGATGATGCGTGTGACAAGATAAAAGGATTAGCTAAGGCTAAAGAACTCGACTCATCTTTAGTTCTTCTGATTAATAGAGCCTGGGCTGCTGCAAAAGACTCTAAAACTATGAAGAACAAG GTCAAGGATATAATGCATCATATCTATACAACTgcgaaagaaagcctcaaaatcaTCTCACCTCCAGAGATGAAGCTTCTGAAATACCTACTGAATATTGAAGATCCCGAAGATAGATTTGCTGCTCTCGCGATTGCTTTCTCTCCAGGAGATGAGCATGAAGTCAAGGATGAAGATGCTCTGTACAC AACTCCCAATGAACTACACAAGTGGATCAAAATGGTGCTCGATTCGTACCATCTCAACAAGGAGGAGACGGATTTCATGGATGCCAGAAGGATGAGTGACCCGGTTATCATCCAGCGATTAATTCTCCTCAAAGAGACGGTCGAGGAAGAATACATGAAGCAATACATAAACCCTGAGGACCAAGAATCAGAGGGCAGGGAAGAACCAGAATTTTGA
- the LOC123452430 gene encoding uncharacterized protein At4g37920 isoform X2 translates to MACWLGPACRVAAAGVLRSERQRLSLPRALTAAKRATFLEQQREEAAGLTRVGHGAGSVASPTVTKVIDNQDESEVAMGYTMAQICDRFIAFFMDEKPETKDWRKILVFREEWRRYRPHFYKRCQVRIDVETDTSVKQKLIVLARKVKKIDAEIEMHMELFTELRENPTDINAIVARRRKDFTGDFFRNLNFLVNAYNGLDERDAIARLGAKCLSAIHAYDCTLQQLDIDSAQSKFDDILNSSSLDDACDKIKGLAKAKELDSSLVLLINRAWAAAKDSKTMKNKVKDIMHHIYTTAKESLKIISPPEMKLLKYLLNIEDPEDRFAALAIAFSPGDEHEVKDEDALYTIE, encoded by the exons ATGGCCTGCTGGTTGGGGCCAGCCTGCAGAGTGGCGGCAGCAGGGGTCTTGCGGTCTGAGCGGCAACGACTAAGCCTTCCTCGAGCGCTGACGGCGGCGAAGAGGGCCACCTTCTTGGAGCAGCAACGAGAGGAAGCAGCCGGCCTCACTCGCGTTGGCCATG GTGCAGGGTCTGTGGCTAGCCCAACTGTTACTAAGGTGATTGATAACCAAGATGAGAGTGAAGTCGCAATGGGCTACACGATGGCCCAAATCTGTGATAGGTTTATTGCGTTCTTCATGGATGAGAAACCAGAAACAAAGGACTGGAGAAAAATATTGGTTTTCAGAGAGGAGTGGCGAAGATACAGACCACACTTCTACAAGCGTTGCCAAGTGCGTATAGATGTGGAAACTGATACTTCCGTGAAGCAAAAGTTGATTGTACTCGCTAGAAAAGTAAAGAAG ATCGATGCTGAAATAGAGATGCACATGGAACTCTTCACAGAGCTTCGAGAGAATCCCACTGATATCAATGCTATTGTTGCGAGACGACGAAAGGATTTCACTGGGGACTTCTTCCGCAATCTTAATTTTCTTGTAAATGCTTATAATGGCCTTGATGAGCGAGATG CAATTGCCAGGCTTGGGGCCAAGTGTCTATCTGCAATTCATGCATATGATTGCACGCTGCAGCAGTTGGACATCGATTCTGCTCAATCAAAGTTTGATGATATATTGAATTCTTCTTCACTAGATGATGCGTGTGACAAGATAAAAGGATTAGCTAAGGCTAAAGAACTCGACTCATCTTTAGTTCTTCTGATTAATAGAGCCTGGGCTGCTGCAAAAGACTCTAAAACTATGAAGAACAAG GTCAAGGATATAATGCATCATATCTATACAACTgcgaaagaaagcctcaaaatcaTCTCACCTCCAGAGATGAAGCTTCTGAAATACCTACTGAATATTGAAGATCCCGAAGATAGATTTGCTGCTCTCGCGATTGCTTTCTCTCCAGGAGATGAGCATGAAGTCAAGGATGAAGATGCTCTGTACAC GATTGAATGA